gtAATAGTTATAAAtctttctgtgttggctctacagatttaaatcaagtttttttttcaacaccAACAAAAGCATTAGGTAGAATTTGTGCTTTGCCTGTTACCATAACAACAGGAGATGATGGTGGGCGAGCAGgtgactaaaaaaaagaaaacactgcagaGATGATTTAATTACAtcaatcctttttttctttaaattatatattttttttgccatattccatattgattaaacaataaaaaataaaaacagctctgTGCTGCATGTAACTGCAATCTGATCGAAGCTTGGACATCGAGGCTTGTAATGTCTTTTATTTGGTTCAGACCAAACAGAAATTGTTTATATTAACGTTCAAACACAGCCTTGAGAAGCAGCTGGGTTCACATGAGAAATGTGAGATATCAGTCTTGAGAAAATCCACTTTACTAGGATATgaggccaaaataaaaaaaaaagggtcaaaTCAGTCTGAGATTTAGATGTGATGAAATTCAACAATGAAGTTTGTTTCAATGCTTTTCTGCCAAATGGCTTCACTAAAAGAGGGGGCTTTGGTCAGATAGCTTTTTTGCTTTTGATAGTGTCTGagtgaaatgataaaaacatcagaaacaaaTATGCATTTGGCATTAAGGACTGGTTTAGACTGACTGATAACAAACAAAGCATGATATATCAAAGTGTCTGGATATGGATTTAATGCCTCCAGCTGTGTCCTCAGCAGTTTATGAAAGAGCGTgtcctgtttcaacacacctgatgccCTTAGACAAATCTGACGCATGTATGACAGAATGCTACCTGTAATCTATCCTTTCATTTTAACCAGTAATGCTGTGACTCACCTCATACTGTAATATAGTGTTCCTCTGTTGTTAATTAGCATTTATActctattattttaaaatatatacctGAAAAAAATACCCTGCTCAGGCAGTAATAGCTTGACAACTGCAAAGCCAAGAAACATGACAAACGCTgcatgactttttaacacagaaGTGCATTGTGGcctttttgttgtgtgtgccAAGCTTTGAAACCTTCTCAAAGTGGTTgcggatttaaaaacaaatattcatgTACAAGTTCCTCTGTTTGAAGGAGAATGTTCCAAAGAAAAGGGAGGATTGTGGCTAAGAGAGTAGGCTTACATTGAGAGTTACATTGACTGGGAAAAGCTGCTCATATATGAGAGAAGGGCAATTCATCCAGATGAATTCCTCACTCTTTGTCCATCTTGACAGTGTCACAGTCACTCTCTGCTGAATCTGTCCTTGTTGAATCAAAGCGGTCATCTGACCAAgcaccaccacagaaaaaaaataggaaaacagAGAAAGGGTCTGCTGTTCTCCTTATATAATAATTTTGAAAGGCGCAGACAGCCAGTGTCACAGGAAGGACTGGTCTGAGGTCAGATTGTTCATAATAAGCAGTCCGCCTGCTGTGGTTTTGAATTATTTATAAGTATTGATCCACATGGTTATTTTTATGTTCTGCTGGGTAAGATCTGAATCTGCTGAGTAAGCGTATTTATATTTCTGCTGCGTAGCTCCTCAGCTGGTGTCCCTACAGCTTGCATCGCCCTCTGGTGGAGACAGATTTATGACAaaaagagtttttgttttttgtctttttcaggtCTTTCTCATCATTGCCTGCTGGCCCCCTGAGTCAGAGAGGatgttaatgatgatgatgatgatgaagaggaaggggTCTAAGGAATCTTTGGCCTTATTGGCTCTTCTAATAGCCTCAGCCAGCTGTGTCCTACCACCATCAAAAGAAGATCTTAATGGTAAAATCTTACAATGGAAATAGATcttcaattttaaaatatatacaattcaaaattattGAGACAGTTTCCTCCCCATTTTCAGAAATTCCAAAAAGGAGTTATGGACGTAACAACTTTATAAGATTGTATTTAGATTCTAAGAGTGACCCTTAAGAGTCACCTCTGCAGATGGATACATAAAAGCCTTAAGAGAGACTGTCTGGATCTGAGGCCTGCAATGATTCATTTATATTCATGTTGATGTGCAGATTGCAAATAACTGAAAGGGAGGAGGCAGTAGCAGTGTGTACCACTGAAATAAACTTTCACATCAGTGTTAAAAACTCATGGGAGATCATAAAACTAACAACCAAATCCAAAAATAGATGGAGGAATAATTAATATGCAAGTAATATGGTACAATAGATTGCTGGTGACATTGTTTGTGTTGCCTATAGGCAGGGCCAGACTAACtaatatgaataataaacaaaaaataccacATATAAGATCCAGAGTCCGAGTTAGACAGTGATACACTtttgtatgttgtgttttacaGAGATTTCCCTCCAAGGAGAGAAGTATCTGGATCAACAGATTGAGAATGCCATTAATGGAGTAAAGGAGATGAACACTGTGATGCAGAAATCCTCAGAAGACCACAAGAAGTTTGTTGATGCCCTGGAGAAAACCAAGCAGCAGAAAGAGGTGAACACAtgttaaataaaagcattaatgtttctaaataaaaactaggcTGCCCTGTCATGTGATGAAGCTAGGCTAGGTTCTTTCTGTGTAacatttgcatgttctccctgtgcatgGGTGGGTTCATTCTCCCATAGTTCAACaacatgcatgttttaaatTGTCTAAAGGAGCAGCTGTAAGCAGTTTTAGCTCTAAAATGATCAATCTTACATTTAACACAAGACACAAGATGAGCAAATGTGGCAGCAAAACAATAGATTTACATGTTGTGATGCAGGAAGTGATGCGTGAGGCTCAGGAGATGGAGGTCAAGCTGGCGAAGGAGGAGGAGGTTTGCAATGAGACCATGAAGGCTCTGTGGGAGGAGTGTAAGCCTTGCCTGAAGAACACTTGCGTTAAATATTATTCCCGAACCTGCAGCAGCGGATCAGGACTGGTGGGACGCCAGGTCAGACACTGAGATACAGTATACTGAACACATCTTCCAGTATTTATTCTCATATACACTTCCCTCACATGGTAAGCTCTGAGAGATATTTTAGGTTTGATTTGAAGCCAAACTTGCTCCTAAAATCTACAGCTTGAAGATGTGCTGAACAGAACATCTCCATTCTCCATCTGGATCAACGGGGAGAGGATCGACACTCTGGAGCAGGAGGGGCAACGGCAGAACAAAGAGTTCAAGAACCTGGAGGAAAAATATACAGAGATGGCCCACGGAGTGGACAGCATATTCTCAGATAGCATGAAGGTATGGCTGAACTGTCAAttaatttgatgttttaaataaaaacacaaggatGATGATTAAATAATTGAGGCGACAACAACATGTACATACTTTCAAGAAATTAGAAAAGACAGCAGATTCAGAATCGAGAACTTagatatatttacaaaaaagaagTGCAGGAGCTACCAATATCTCATTTAAATGCCTTTTcctacatttcttttttaaagaaaatctctAAAGTCTTTGTTTAAAGTTGGTATTTATAAAGTTGGTTAAATTGGTATATCCTAACTTGTTTCTGGTCTtgacagaagagaaaaagtAAATGCATGAAATCCAGTTTCTGCACATCTGACTGAAACCACATTCTGAGGTGGTTTGAAATGTGACTAACTTTGATCATTTGCAAAATAAACAGTGCAGGCAGTCAGTCCTGAAGGACTGGAGTTAGCCTGAATGTTTCAGAGTGCCAGTGCCCACCTGCCAGGAACACCAGAAGTGGAAAGCAGCCATCTGTGATACACTGTGATTTTCCCTTTTGTGTCAAAGATGCagacaaaccaaaaacaaccaGCTTTCAAGTAATAACAGCatttaaaagatgtaaaaaaatttgttttttacatcATATTTTTCTGGTACAGTCCGGTCTTTCAAAGAGCAGAACATGTGAAACATTGAAAAGTTTAGTGATCAATGAACTGTGTGTCCTAATTATAAATTCAgctctttctgtgtgtttgcatttcagGTGGCTGATCACGTTCACACCGACCCTCCTATGTTCTTCTTTCCTAAATTCCTGGTGCCGTACACTCGTCACAGCAGAAGCATTCGCTCCCTATTCCAAGATCCTTTCCATAACTTTCAGAGTTTGTTCTCCCCCATGATGGGAATGGGCAGGAATTTCTTTGACTCAATGAGCTCCATGATGGACGTGGACAACGACAATCCTCCAAATGAGGGTTTGCTGATGAACCACCACATTACTATATTATCTTTGTTGTCATTGCATGTGAAGGGTTTGCAGGTAGTTTAAAGTGGAGCAGGACACAGATGATGCaagtaaaagtaatttaaaataatacttTACTGATATTTAGCTAATTGTTTCATTGGGTGTCTCAtacagaacataacagagcttAAAGTAACTGCAAAGGCTGCAGCTGGTTAATTACCAGTTAGACATGAGACCCACCTCCTCACAGTGCAGTCATATCACCAGTAAagatgcaaagaaaagaaaattatcttCAAATATGCATATGAACACTGGATTTATGAAACATCCGGTGTGTTTGTACACCACAGATGGCAGTGTGAATGAGGACGTGATCATCACTAAACCTTTCGGTGACGGCAGGATGACCTGCAGAGAGATTCGTCGCAACTCCGCCGGCTGCATCAAGTTCCGCGATGAGTGTGAGAAGTGCAAAGCAATCCAGCATCTTGGTGAGAAAACACTGTGGTAAAAGGCTGCTACTGGTTTTTGTCTGtggagaaaaacacataaatagaTCATAATGTTACAAATAATTTTCAGAAAATACCACAAAGGTCTGATGTGCAAGGGTTTTCTCCGGGCTCATTTGAagatttgtgtttctttcacagACTGCTCTGGGAAGAAACCTCTGGAGGGCCCACtgaaggaggagctggaggaggctCTTGCCACGGCCGAGCGTTTTACCCAGCAGTACAACTCCCTCCTCAAGACGTTTGAAGAGCAGATGTTTAACACCTCCTCCATCCTGGACATGCTCAACAGTCAATTTGGCTGGGTGTCATCTTTGGCCAACAACACCAAGGACGGAATCTTCCGCATCCAGGGGGTATGTAGGTCTGACAAGgattttttgtaaatgtattttttgtaatGTAATAATTTCTAACATGTTTGCTTGATGGCAGTAATTTTGGGTAAGAGTCCTCTGTGATCAGGGTGGCTCTCCTGATCACCCTGTCTCTGACCGTGTGAGGGCCAGAGGCCTTGTGTGAGTGGACATGGTTTAGTAAGGAGGACACCAGCTGCTTATTGATGGTGAGGGACTGGTAGGAACTCGACCACAGTTGGGCAGTTCCTTCTGGTTGCTGTTAAACTGTTAAATCAGGTGAAGGAAGCACTGAGTTGCTCCACAAAGAAGATGGGAGCTGGACAGTGTGCCATTGCAGGTTTAGGGTTCTGTCCATCAAAATGTTTAACCCTTGCCATGCCTCATTTCCATTTCCAGATATCAATTTCTGCTCCACCTTATATTGTAATTTcgttgcacttgttgcaatgacaataaagttctattatTCTAATTTAATCTGTAGTTACCAGTTCAACCATCCCACTGAACTCAGCTCCCCCAAACCATAGCACAACCCCTGTATGAACGCTGGTGGCATGGAGCATGTCTGCAGACCAGCAGTTTGACTGATCTTTTCAGCTGTAACCTGCAATGTTATCAGATGTGATCAACCCCTCTTCTTCAGGTGATGTGCAGAGACAATGAGGAGAAAGAAGGAGTGGAAAAGGAGCCCACAGAGACCAACGTGTCAGTGCAGCTTTTCGATTCTCAACCCATGAACTTTACCGTGCCGGGCGACATTCCCTGGACCGACCCCAAGTTCTCTGAGGTGGTGGCCCAGGAGGCTCTGGACCGCTACAAGGAAACCAGCGTGTGAGtgtgcatttaatttaaagaaacagtCCAACATTTCAGGAAAGAGGATTAGAAGCTCTCATGTTCAGTTAGGatagagccagcagctggttcGCTTAACTTAGCAGATGTTGATCACAGAGGATAATAATGCTCTGGTAACttcagatttctttcttttccccaGTGTGGTCAAATAAGCATCAGCTACATTTTCAACCATATCTGCAGCTTTGACTGACAAGGGAATGTCCTGAACTCATCAAAACACACCTGAACACAACAAACCCAACAGGAACCAAACCCTGAAGCAAACCTACTGATCCCACCTTTCCTCCATAAGTCCTGCTTTTACACAGCACAGTTTAACCTCAGAGGTTCATATTGTACATTAGCCCTGCTATAAGTGAAGATAGTAGATAACAGCCCTGACTCATGTCTGTTGTACCTCTTAAATACAGTAAGGCCTTCCTGTATCTGAGCTGGGCCTCCTTAACAGGGGCCACACTGCAAAAAGTATATGTATTAATgtttaacatttctgttttgggGATATTAATAACTACAATTAAGCTAAATATGGTTTTCATTTGTTGTAGAAATTCacagtaaagtttttttctccCCCATCCATTGCAGAGGCATCGTTGTTCATATGTCAAATATTATCTATGATGGCTTAAGTGGTTGATTGACTTAAATTACAACTGTTCATTCAAGACATCTAAGTGGTAAAGTGATTGCTTTGAGCCGCTCTTTAAAACAGCAATACATAGATGTAATAAAACCTTCTCAAACATATTCTGCGTCTTTGCTGTCCATCATTCAGtttgtggtttatttaaaaatgggttttatgTCCTGTGATCAGCAGAGGTATAATTAGCTACAAACAGCATCTCAGTGTTGCACATCAACTTGGACTAATTTGAGCCCGTTCCTCCCCACAGAGCAGCATCATCTCTGGAAATTTTAGTTTCCCAACTACTTCTGGTCCTTCTACTCTATTGTTTGTAGGTTATGGTCAAGACTTTGAATTAATGATTCCAAAACATCAGTTTAATTCTACTTTAACCATTTGTTGGTGTACATTTTTCCCAGCCTGATGAGCTTTATCTGAAGTCCTTAACATTGTTTTAACCTACATGTTCAATAGGACTGATTATGTATCAAGACGATCTTTAGCACCAGCTTAGCTTGAAGTGTAGTACGATTTATTTAAGGTTTAATTTACAAACCTATTATTTATAAGAATAAAAAGCAGGGAGCCATGTTTAaaatattgtgttgttttttttatttgtgtaaaaatCACACAGCTGCTAATTAACTCTGCAGAGATACAGTACATCCATGCAGTTAAACATCTAGGATCCCACAGCCAAGAGAGAAGGAATTAAATAGAATATTCTTTCGCTGTTAGTCAGCAA
The sequence above is drawn from the Melanotaenia boesemani isolate fMelBoe1 chromosome 22, fMelBoe1.pri, whole genome shotgun sequence genome and encodes:
- the clu gene encoding clusterin, with the translated sequence MLMMMMMMKRKGSKESLALLALLIASASCVLPPSKEDLNEISLQGEKYLDQQIENAINGVKEMNTVMQKSSEDHKKFVDALEKTKQQKEEVMREAQEMEVKLAKEEEVCNETMKALWEECKPCLKNTCVKYYSRTCSSGSGLVGRQLEDVLNRTSPFSIWINGERIDTLEQEGQRQNKEFKNLEEKYTEMAHGVDSIFSDSMKVADHVHTDPPMFFFPKFLVPYTRHSRSIRSLFQDPFHNFQSLFSPMMGMGRNFFDSMSSMMDVDNDNPPNEDGSVNEDVIITKPFGDGRMTCREIRRNSAGCIKFRDECEKCKAIQHLDCSGKKPLEGPLKEELEEALATAERFTQQYNSLLKTFEEQMFNTSSILDMLNSQFGWVSSLANNTKDGIFRIQGVMCRDNEEKEGVEKEPTETNVSVQLFDSQPMNFTVPGDIPWTDPKFSEVVAQEALDRYKETSVVVK